The proteins below are encoded in one region of Sphingobacterium sp. R2:
- a CDS encoding PleD family two-component system response regulator, which translates to MKKKIVICDDDGLILNVLELALKNELSDVYPVIKSRELLAIVDEVCPDILILDIDMPWLSGDDIVRELRHSEKHADLPVILMSAKLQGKQIASECGADAFLSKPFELDDLFLLVDKLSRR; encoded by the coding sequence ATGAAAAAGAAAATTGTTATTTGTGATGATGACGGACTTATCCTTAACGTATTAGAGCTGGCTTTAAAAAATGAACTAAGCGATGTTTATCCCGTTATAAAAAGCAGAGAACTTTTGGCCATTGTGGACGAAGTATGCCCTGATATTCTAATATTGGACATTGATATGCCTTGGTTATCTGGTGACGATATCGTACGCGAGCTGAGACACTCGGAGAAACATGCCGATCTTCCGGTAATCTTGATGTCTGCGAAGTTGCAGGGAAAGCAGATTGCGTCCGAATGTGGAGCTGATGCCTTTTTGTCCAAGCCATTTGAATTGGACGATCTATTCTTATTGGTTGATAAACTAAGTCGACGATAA
- a CDS encoding response regulator: protein MQTKKIMICDDDRGILEMLELFLDMEGFNVICESNSTNLTKQLISHQPDLLLLDLWMPIISGDQLIKMIRSTPEIKDTPIIVLSASVDGPEIASGLGANGFIAKPFDLVDITQKIDTILKN, encoded by the coding sequence ATGCAGACTAAAAAGATAATGATCTGTGATGATGACCGAGGGATACTCGAAATGCTGGAACTTTTTTTAGATATGGAAGGATTTAATGTCATATGCGAATCGAATAGTACCAACCTGACAAAGCAATTAATTTCCCATCAGCCTGACCTATTGTTATTGGATCTTTGGATGCCAATAATTTCTGGTGATCAGCTGATCAAAATGATCCGAAGCACACCCGAAATCAAAGACACCCCCATCATCGTGCTTTCAGCTAGCGTGGATGGACCAGAGATTGCAAGCGGTTTAGGTGCCAATGGTTTTATCGCAAAACCTTTTGATCTGGTAGATATCACTCAAAAAATTGATACTATACTAAAGAATTAG
- a CDS encoding PAS domain S-box protein — MRKNPSGNSNAKQRSENKNNDIDLYLKALNSAYSGIIITDNLQHDNPIIYCNKAFETISGYTQDEIIGHNCRFLQAQDRSQEERKIIKEAILRGEECKIEIRNYRKDGSLFWNELFISPVKNDEGLVTHFIGVQNDISDRKKAEHDLREEKSHVELKIQQRTKELQDKESFLSSIIETVRESLLVLDANYIVISANKHFLNSFKVTTEETVGKELFDLGNQQWDIASLKEMLTQILPTNNPVIDYEVDHTFPYIGRKVMLLNAYRVEFEGKYKDRILIAIEDITEKKEQDRRKDDFLSIASHELKTPLTTIKGLFQIVQRLSVDNTDPKFISTLDKIAAYIDRLNLLITKLLDTSKIQSGNLELHMEPFEIDKTIQDAVESMRLAVPDADIHFSGSSDSIVEGDELQIIQVLNNLLSNAIKYSPESKKIEVSIHRVATFVKVSVRDYGMGISYQDRLKIFERFFRVSHIQKKFPGLGIGLYVSHEIIVNHNGTLWVESELGEGSTFNFTLPILNNK, encoded by the coding sequence ATGAGAAAAAATCCTTCCGGAAACAGCAATGCAAAGCAACGTAGCGAAAACAAGAACAATGATATAGATCTTTATCTAAAAGCATTGAATTCTGCCTATTCGGGAATTATTATTACAGACAATTTGCAGCATGACAACCCTATTATTTATTGTAATAAAGCTTTCGAAACCATCAGTGGATATACACAAGATGAAATAATAGGTCACAACTGCCGCTTTTTACAAGCGCAAGATCGTTCGCAAGAAGAACGTAAAATTATCAAAGAAGCGATTCTGCGGGGTGAAGAATGCAAAATCGAAATTCGCAATTACCGCAAGGACGGGTCCCTTTTTTGGAACGAGCTTTTTATTTCCCCGGTAAAGAACGATGAAGGTCTGGTAACACATTTTATCGGCGTTCAAAATGACATCAGTGATCGAAAAAAAGCTGAGCACGATCTTCGTGAGGAAAAGTCACATGTTGAGCTCAAAATACAGCAGAGAACGAAAGAACTTCAGGACAAAGAGAGCTTTTTATCCAGCATAATTGAAACAGTTAGAGAGAGCCTCTTGGTATTAGATGCCAATTACATCGTAATAAGCGCCAACAAGCATTTCTTAAACTCTTTTAAAGTGACCACAGAGGAAACGGTAGGAAAGGAGTTATTTGATTTGGGTAATCAGCAATGGGATATTGCTTCTTTAAAAGAGATGCTTACACAGATACTGCCTACCAATAACCCAGTGATCGACTATGAAGTGGATCATACGTTCCCTTATATTGGGCGAAAAGTGATGTTGCTAAACGCCTATCGTGTTGAATTCGAAGGAAAATACAAAGACCGAATCCTCATCGCGATCGAAGATATCACTGAAAAGAAAGAGCAAGATCGACGTAAAGATGATTTCTTGTCTATCGCAAGCCACGAACTCAAAACGCCATTGACAACCATCAAGGGGCTTTTTCAGATTGTACAGCGACTCAGTGTCGACAATACAGATCCAAAGTTTATTTCTACATTAGATAAAATAGCAGCCTACATCGATCGGTTGAACCTGCTTATAACAAAACTCTTGGATACTTCTAAAATTCAATCTGGAAATTTGGAACTGCACATGGAACCATTTGAGATCGATAAAACGATACAGGACGCCGTAGAGAGTATGCGACTTGCCGTTCCTGACGCTGATATTCATTTTTCAGGTAGTTCGGATAGTATCGTGGAGGGCGACGAACTACAGATTATCCAAGTGCTCAATAATCTGCTATCAAACGCTATTAAATATTCTCCAGAATCTAAAAAAATTGAAGTTAGTATCCATAGGGTTGCTACCTTTGTCAAGGTGTCTGTGCGCGACTACGGTATGGGAATAAGCTATCAGGACAGATTAAAGATTTTCGAACGATTTTTCCGCGTCAGCCATATACAGAAAAAATTCCCGGGGTTAGGAATCGGTCTCTATGTTTCACACGAGATCATTGTCAATCACAACGGTACATTGTGGGTGGAAAGTGAGCTGGGTGAAGGATCTACTTTTAATTTTACATTACCCATTCTAAATAATAAATAA
- a CDS encoding cold-shock protein: protein MQEGTIKFFNQTKGFGFITPAAGGDDIFVHVSGLINEVRENDSVTFDVENGKKGVNAVNVRIA from the coding sequence ATGCAAGAAGGAACTATTAAATTCTTCAACCAAACAAAAGGATTTGGTTTTATTACTCCAGCTGCTGGTGGAGATGACATTTTCGTACACGTATCAGGATTAATCAACGAAGTACGCGAAAATGACAGTGTAACATTTGATGTAGAAAACGGTAAAAAAGGTGTTAACGCTGTTAACGTACGTATCGCATAA
- a CDS encoding sigma-70 family RNA polymerase sigma factor — protein MEHVQPIKSSNQKSFNIVYDKYHRQIFGFVLKRTQSDYIAQEVTQLTFIKLWNQRERLDDQLSILVQLFGMARQVMIDLLRKEATRFKYEGQAAATPFTDSLIRAIENKELLRMMEKDIQNMPTMRRKVFEMSRKEGLSHKEIAAQFSISTKTVEQHISKALLQLKQHLYSIML, from the coding sequence ATGGAACATGTTCAGCCAATCAAATCTTCCAATCAGAAAAGTTTTAATATCGTATACGATAAATACCATCGGCAGATCTTCGGTTTTGTACTCAAGCGTACGCAATCGGACTATATCGCGCAGGAGGTCACACAGCTGACCTTCATTAAACTCTGGAACCAAAGAGAGCGACTTGACGATCAGCTTAGCATCTTGGTACAGTTATTTGGTATGGCACGGCAGGTGATGATTGACTTGCTGCGTAAAGAGGCAACAAGGTTTAAATATGAGGGACAGGCCGCCGCAACTCCTTTTACAGACAGTTTGATTCGCGCGATAGAAAACAAAGAATTGTTGCGTATGATGGAAAAGGATATTCAGAACATGCCCACAATGCGTCGTAAGGTATTTGAAATGAGCCGTAAGGAAGGTCTTTCCCATAAAGAGATTGCCGCTCAATTTTCAATTTCCACAAAAACCGTAGAACAGCATATCAGTAAAGCACTTCTTCAGCTTAAACAACATCTTTATTCCATCATGCTCTAG
- a CDS encoding FecR family protein: MKHDKKQHQIKKKIWKMPFLVNELFKDEDWEKFDSTAMEEPLPAEAMKAKIQYAILHEEEEMERKVLRRYRLVKMLRYSAAAAIIVFFSFYLVTWWTQDSVPQPADQWSAAQSVVAAQDTVWISKENKNPRSIIFDLPDGSHVRLFAQSKIRYVKNFAEHARDIELLGKAYFDVVSDPNRPFSVLANGTKTTALGTSFTINTKLKHQSVTVALHTGKVLVSSLSDHFKHVFLDGPGQKLTVDSRGATRIEAVNKKQPLNMPDVSAPDLLNLKNTPMPAVLQALEIAFKKQIHLGDKGIAAIHYTGEIDVQQNSLKDILTTICLINELRFVANADGSYTLYKQEKTTTEHLNN, translated from the coding sequence ATGAAGCATGATAAAAAGCAGCATCAGATCAAAAAGAAGATCTGGAAAATGCCCTTCCTCGTGAACGAACTTTTCAAGGACGAAGATTGGGAGAAATTTGATAGCACAGCAATGGAGGAGCCTTTGCCCGCAGAAGCGATGAAAGCGAAGATTCAATATGCCATTCTACATGAAGAAGAGGAAATGGAGCGCAAGGTTTTACGGCGGTATCGGTTGGTCAAGATGCTTCGATACAGTGCTGCGGCGGCGATTATCGTTTTCTTTTCCTTTTATCTTGTCACATGGTGGACGCAAGATTCAGTTCCGCAGCCTGCTGATCAGTGGTCAGCAGCTCAGTCGGTTGTAGCAGCTCAAGATACGGTTTGGATTTCCAAAGAAAATAAAAATCCCCGCAGTATAATCTTTGATCTACCCGATGGATCGCATGTACGCTTGTTTGCTCAAAGTAAGATTCGCTATGTGAAAAATTTTGCTGAACATGCCCGCGATATAGAACTTCTTGGTAAAGCATACTTCGATGTTGTTTCAGATCCAAATCGTCCATTTTCGGTACTTGCCAATGGCACTAAAACGACAGCGCTCGGTACATCCTTTACGATTAATACCAAATTGAAGCATCAATCTGTGACTGTTGCATTGCATACAGGAAAGGTGCTTGTGTCGTCCCTAAGCGATCACTTCAAACACGTGTTTCTGGATGGCCCGGGTCAAAAGCTGACGGTTGATTCACGAGGTGCAACAAGAATTGAAGCCGTCAATAAAAAACAGCCATTGAACATGCCTGATGTGTCTGCTCCGGATTTATTAAATCTTAAAAATACACCTATGCCTGCTGTGTTACAGGCTTTAGAAATAGCATTCAAAAAGCAGATTCATTTGGGGGACAAGGGGATAGCGGCTATTCACTATACGGGTGAGATTGATGTACAGCAAAATTCCTTGAAAGATATCTTGACAACAATCTGCTTAATCAATGAATTGCGCTTTGTTGCCAATGCGGACGGCAGCTACACGCTTTATAAGCAGGAAAAAACGACTACCGAACATCTAAATAATTAA
- a CDS encoding SusC/RagA family TonB-linked outer membrane protein: MLRKTNPQKRNLLIFALLTAGLTPVHAQQQQVKGAVQNEKGEFLPGVSVKAIPVNGGASVTTSTNSQGLFHFQNLVEHAGYQFVFSAVGFQSDTLSGYVIEARKPLSLSVKLQQSAVKLDEVVIGYGRVSRKDLTSSITSIKAEDANVGVFTSPAQMLQGKVAGLTISTNNSNPNATPSVSLRGASTLRSGEAMEPYYVIDGVPGASLALVAPDDIASIDVLRDASATAIYGSKAANGVIIVTTKRGKSGQTNINYNGYLAIDKVAKHYEMMNAAQYRSYVNDNGFSMEPTDDLGADTDWQRAVERTGISNNHNISILGGAEKTQYSISLNTIKNNGVIKGTDMGRQIARAFLQTKALNDRLTASFNVNASITKQNDVLALDQGLSVYDAMYYYLPVSPVRNTDGSWFEKADRSQYANPLSLIEENTNFSKTKVLQAHAKLGYEILPGLTYNIDLSLQNRQFNNAQYYSMFSMAARGQNGKSIRAAVEDERKVMEMNLSYEKTFAGKHKVAALAGYSWEENNNNDGFQLTTSDYYSDDLSYYNPGMANVVDLLGFGNYYLSTLRMISVYGRVNYAYNNKYLLQATVRRDGSSAFGTNNRWATFPSVSAAWRLSEEPFIRETGIFDDLKLRAGFGVSGNSLGFDAFTAQSVRGASSKFFDYVSADGQVNPLRTLMVLRNSNPNLKWETTSMINLGLDFGFLKNRLTGSLEVYKKKTSDLIYDYQVSKSKYIYPTLTANVGEIENKGIELSLNANAIDKEDFKWNTGLVLSHNTNKVVSIANEQFTQDYIELSDLGGAGQTNVFQQRLTPGAPIGQFYTWEWAGYNDEGVSVFYTRDEKTGERTGETTTTPQKKDQAVTGSPQPKLTLGWNNSFSYKNFSLTGMFQGTFGQKIMNATRARHSNVVGNAGQKNVLASVVETERMTDINAHYLSDRYLENGSYLRLAYVTLAYTIPMKNIPIKNLRVYATMNNVFVLTKYKGIDPEVGLGGLTPGIDNRQTYPRTRTFMFGLNFNL, from the coding sequence ATGCTCAGAAAAACAAATCCACAAAAAAGGAATCTGCTTATTTTTGCATTGCTTACAGCTGGACTAACCCCAGTTCATGCACAACAGCAACAGGTGAAAGGCGCTGTTCAAAATGAAAAGGGCGAGTTCCTCCCCGGTGTCAGCGTGAAAGCCATTCCGGTCAATGGAGGCGCTAGTGTGACCACCAGCACAAATAGTCAGGGACTATTCCATTTTCAGAATTTGGTGGAACATGCTGGTTATCAATTTGTGTTTTCGGCTGTTGGATTTCAGTCCGATACGCTTTCGGGTTATGTCATAGAGGCAAGAAAACCTTTGTCGTTGAGTGTGAAGCTTCAGCAGAGTGCCGTTAAACTGGATGAGGTCGTCATTGGTTATGGTCGTGTGTCCAGAAAAGATCTGACAAGCTCGATCACAAGCATTAAAGCGGAAGATGCTAATGTCGGTGTATTTACCTCACCAGCACAGATGCTACAGGGAAAGGTTGCCGGCCTGACGATTTCAACCAATAACAGTAATCCCAATGCGACGCCTTCCGTTAGTCTCCGAGGAGCTTCAACGTTACGTAGTGGTGAAGCGATGGAACCCTACTATGTGATCGATGGGGTCCCGGGTGCATCGCTGGCTTTGGTAGCGCCCGATGATATTGCGTCTATTGACGTGCTTCGCGATGCCTCAGCGACCGCAATTTATGGTTCAAAAGCGGCCAATGGCGTTATTATCGTTACAACGAAGCGTGGAAAATCAGGGCAGACCAATATCAATTACAACGGCTATTTGGCGATCGATAAAGTGGCTAAGCATTATGAGATGATGAATGCGGCGCAATACCGGTCTTATGTCAATGATAATGGATTTTCGATGGAACCAACGGACGACTTAGGGGCAGATACCGATTGGCAAAGAGCTGTGGAGCGGACAGGGATATCGAACAACCATAATATATCCATTCTTGGAGGTGCAGAAAAAACACAGTATAGCATCAGTCTCAATACCATCAAAAACAATGGGGTTATCAAAGGGACTGATATGGGGCGGCAGATTGCTCGAGCGTTTTTGCAGACCAAGGCGCTGAATGACCGGCTGACGGCTTCTTTCAATGTCAACGCAAGTATCACCAAGCAGAATGATGTGCTTGCTTTGGATCAGGGACTCAGCGTGTATGATGCGATGTACTATTACCTGCCTGTATCGCCGGTCCGAAATACCGATGGTTCCTGGTTTGAAAAAGCCGATCGTTCGCAATATGCCAATCCACTTTCCTTAATTGAAGAGAATACAAATTTTTCTAAAACTAAGGTGCTCCAGGCGCATGCAAAACTGGGCTATGAGATCTTGCCCGGGTTAACCTATAATATTGATCTTTCGCTGCAAAATAGGCAGTTTAACAATGCACAGTACTACTCGATGTTTTCGATGGCAGCACGTGGTCAGAATGGCAAATCTATCCGTGCCGCTGTAGAAGATGAACGGAAAGTGATGGAAATGAACCTGAGTTATGAAAAGACATTCGCCGGAAAACATAAGGTAGCTGCACTGGCAGGTTATTCATGGGAGGAGAACAACAATAACGATGGTTTTCAATTGACGACTTCCGATTATTACAGTGACGATTTGAGTTATTATAATCCGGGTATGGCCAATGTAGTTGATTTGTTGGGCTTTGGGAACTATTATCTTTCCACCTTGCGTATGATATCTGTTTATGGTCGTGTGAATTATGCCTATAATAACAAGTATCTCCTACAGGCGACGGTAAGACGCGACGGTTCCTCGGCTTTCGGAACCAACAATCGTTGGGCGACATTTCCTTCGGTATCTGCAGCGTGGCGCCTTTCGGAGGAACCATTCATCCGTGAAACCGGAATTTTTGATGACTTAAAGCTGCGTGCGGGGTTCGGGGTGAGTGGCAACTCATTGGGCTTTGATGCATTTACAGCGCAGTCTGTACGTGGTGCCTCATCCAAGTTTTTCGATTATGTAAGTGCCGATGGTCAGGTAAACCCATTACGTACGTTGATGGTGCTGCGCAATAGCAATCCGAACCTCAAATGGGAAACAACCAGTATGATTAATCTAGGCCTGGATTTCGGATTTCTAAAAAATCGCCTGACAGGGTCTTTGGAGGTCTATAAAAAGAAAACGAGTGACTTGATTTATGATTATCAGGTAAGCAAATCGAAATATATTTATCCAACGCTGACTGCCAATGTTGGTGAAATAGAGAATAAGGGGATTGAACTGAGTCTGAATGCAAATGCCATTGATAAAGAGGATTTCAAATGGAATACCGGATTGGTACTGTCCCACAATACCAATAAGGTGGTGAGCATTGCCAACGAGCAGTTTACGCAGGATTATATCGAATTGTCGGATCTGGGTGGGGCTGGGCAGACCAATGTTTTTCAGCAGAGGCTGACACCGGGAGCACCTATCGGTCAGTTTTATACCTGGGAATGGGCCGGCTACAACGATGAAGGAGTGTCGGTATTCTATACCCGAGATGAGAAAACGGGCGAGCGTACAGGCGAAACAACCACAACACCACAGAAGAAAGATCAGGCTGTGACGGGAAGTCCACAACCCAAGTTGACACTGGGTTGGAACAATAGCTTTTCGTATAAGAATTTTTCTTTAACCGGAATGTTCCAAGGCACTTTTGGACAGAAAATTATGAACGCTACCCGAGCGCGCCATTCAAACGTTGTTGGTAATGCTGGGCAGAAAAACGTACTTGCCAGCGTTGTGGAAACCGAGCGCATGACGGATATAAATGCACATTACCTATCGGACCGTTACCTGGAGAATGGAAGCTATCTGCGTTTGGCTTATGTTACGTTGGCCTATACGATACCGATGAAAAATATACCGATTAAAAACCTAAGAGTATATGCAACGATGAACAACGTATTTGTATTGACGAAATATAAAGGTATTGATCCCGAGGTGGGATTGGGAGGGCTAACTCCGGGAATTGATAACCGCCAGACCTACCCACGGACGCGAACGTTTATGTTTGGCCTTAACTTTAATTTATAA
- a CDS encoding RagB/SusD family nutrient uptake outer membrane protein, which produces MKPTLLIRLLTLSALSFSLGSCTDLDVDIKSQLTEFPDSERAAEAILADVYAAYRGAMGRDHWMVQTLSADEAVSVSMGTDWFDGGRYREFHLHNWNADNGLLPSIWNDASTGITLANNAIALFGEDKEKLTAPARAIRAYYYFILMDNFGAAPLITGPVDAVPARSSRAEICRFIEAELLAVKDLLPTTVSVATYGKATKYMAEALLAKLYLNWAVYTATDVANYNPSTQNEKLNDVVAMCDQIISSGQFNLTSHKFMAKFRPDNGYQVKDFIFAIPYDREKQQGMTYSRFWIHRSAQNQFATLPQSVGGTFRVLPSYLEKFNLAGDERNASYIGGKQYYWSNYTEDKTRPFLIRTSKRGIDQDYNAADADAQFDWQLETTKEITLRSDGAATLNVGNDQKGRSMGYRSIKFYMDVAVTSANQRNQSNDVPVFRYADILLMKAEAILRGATATNGQTAQSLVNQIRAYVNAPVLTAAPSLQDVLDERAREFADESWRRNDLIRYGKFEDNWGFRSLYPASMSEKFRRIFPVPTTVLNVNTHWQQNPGY; this is translated from the coding sequence ATGAAACCAACACTATTAATTCGTTTATTAACCTTATCAGCATTGAGTTTTTCGCTGGGATCTTGTACCGATCTGGATGTTGATATAAAATCACAACTGACGGAATTTCCGGATTCGGAACGTGCAGCCGAGGCAATTCTTGCCGATGTATATGCCGCCTATCGTGGCGCAATGGGGCGCGATCATTGGATGGTCCAAACACTCTCGGCAGATGAAGCAGTGAGTGTTTCCATGGGTACAGACTGGTTTGATGGCGGTCGATACCGCGAATTCCATCTGCACAATTGGAACGCAGACAACGGCCTCTTACCAAGTATCTGGAACGATGCTTCCACTGGAATCACCTTAGCCAATAATGCCATTGCATTATTCGGGGAAGATAAAGAAAAGCTGACGGCACCTGCCCGCGCAATCCGTGCTTATTATTATTTTATACTGATGGATAATTTTGGCGCCGCACCGTTGATCACAGGGCCTGTTGATGCTGTCCCCGCACGTTCAAGCCGTGCTGAAATTTGCCGTTTTATTGAGGCCGAATTGCTTGCGGTGAAGGATTTGTTACCGACCACGGTTTCGGTAGCAACATATGGAAAAGCAACGAAATATATGGCCGAAGCATTGCTGGCTAAGTTGTACCTCAACTGGGCTGTTTATACGGCTACGGACGTAGCCAATTACAATCCAAGTACACAAAATGAAAAATTAAATGATGTGGTTGCGATGTGCGACCAGATTATTTCCTCAGGACAGTTCAACCTGACAAGCCACAAGTTTATGGCCAAGTTTCGCCCCGATAATGGTTATCAGGTAAAGGATTTTATATTTGCCATACCCTATGATCGTGAAAAACAGCAGGGTATGACTTATTCGCGCTTCTGGATACATCGAAGTGCCCAAAATCAGTTTGCAACATTGCCTCAAAGTGTTGGGGGGACTTTTCGTGTATTACCAAGCTATTTGGAGAAATTTAATCTGGCAGGCGACGAAAGAAATGCCTCATACATCGGCGGTAAGCAATATTATTGGTCAAATTATACAGAAGATAAGACTCGTCCTTTTCTGATCAGAACTTCCAAACGCGGCATAGATCAGGATTATAATGCTGCGGATGCAGATGCGCAGTTTGATTGGCAATTGGAGACCACTAAAGAAATTACTTTGCGTTCGGATGGTGCGGCCACGCTGAATGTAGGTAACGACCAAAAGGGACGCTCGATGGGGTACAGATCCATTAAGTTTTATATGGACGTAGCCGTTACATCAGCCAATCAGCGTAATCAGAGCAATGATGTACCTGTATTTCGCTATGCCGATATCCTGTTGATGAAAGCGGAGGCTATACTCCGTGGGGCTACCGCGACCAATGGTCAGACCGCACAATCTTTGGTTAATCAGATCCGAGCCTATGTCAATGCACCTGTACTCACGGCTGCCCCAAGTCTACAAGATGTGTTGGATGAGCGGGCACGTGAGTTTGCTGATGAGTCCTGGCGTAGAAATGACCTGATCCGTTACGGAAAATTTGAAGATAACTGGGGATTCCGATCGCTGTATCCTGCCAGCATGAGCGAGAAGTTCCGTCGTATTTTCCCTGTACCAACAACTGTATTAAACGTAAACACCCACTGGCAACAGAATCCTGGTTATTAA
- a CDS encoding metallophosphoesterase produces the protein MKNSLGTAITAGLGGITLSSFGLTKPTQLESEDIQQLLKPRDAYDLHFMAVGDWGRNGADHQLAVAGQMGQWADQHPNDFIISTGDNFYPSGVVSEYDPLWHYSFENIYTAFSLQWDWYPILGNHDYKSDPDAQVRYSTISRRWKMPARYYSKTFALKDGKKVLMAFIDTNPMIPEFYSNSEYGPHVAGQQPEKQVAWLDQLLENSDAHWKIVVGHHPLYTAGPRTTNYDTLAVRKVLESIFEKRGVDIYLSGHEHSLQHLKVEGKKFHQFISGAGSEVTLVKTDLPYSRFAKDQYGFFSFSISSEEIACQVISHEGIELYRTVLTKV, from the coding sequence ATGAAAAATTCCCTGGGCACGGCGATTACAGCCGGCCTGGGCGGAATTACGCTCAGTAGCTTCGGTCTGACAAAACCTACGCAACTTGAAAGCGAAGATATACAACAGCTTTTGAAACCCAGAGATGCCTATGATCTCCATTTTATGGCTGTAGGCGACTGGGGACGCAATGGTGCCGACCATCAGTTGGCTGTAGCGGGGCAGATGGGCCAATGGGCCGATCAGCATCCCAATGACTTTATCATTTCTACCGGTGATAATTTTTACCCTTCCGGAGTGGTCAGTGAATATGATCCCCTGTGGCATTATTCGTTTGAAAATATCTATACCGCATTTTCGCTGCAATGGGACTGGTATCCCATTTTGGGAAACCACGATTATAAATCAGATCCCGATGCACAGGTACGTTATAGTACGATCAGCAGACGTTGGAAGATGCCTGCGCGTTATTACAGCAAGACATTTGCGCTTAAGGATGGGAAAAAAGTACTGATGGCCTTTATCGATACTAATCCGATGATTCCTGAATTTTACAGTAACAGCGAGTATGGGCCACATGTTGCGGGACAGCAACCCGAAAAACAGGTGGCCTGGCTAGATCAGCTACTGGAAAACTCGGATGCCCATTGGAAAATTGTCGTCGGTCATCATCCCCTGTATACGGCGGGGCCGCGGACGACGAATTACGACACCCTGGCGGTTCGAAAAGTCTTGGAGTCTATCTTTGAAAAGCGAGGAGTAGATATCTACCTTTCAGGACATGAACATTCGCTGCAGCACTTAAAAGTGGAAGGCAAGAAGTTTCATCAGTTTATCTCCGGGGCAGGATCAGAGGTAACGCTTGTAAAAACCGATCTGCCGTATAGTCGTTTTGCGAAAGATCAATACGGGTTTTTCTCTTTCTCGATCAGTAGCGAAGAAATAGCTTGTCAGGTTATCAGCCATGAGGGTATAGAGCTGTATCGGACAGTGCTTACAAAAGTATAA
- a CDS encoding biliverdin-producing heme oxygenase — MLSQHIKEQTHAAHQNVEGTIVRQLKNIRSEADYAEVLKGFYAYFRAVEDSIAPFVTAEVLPDLAERRNSSYIKSDIEALGGNVDNLPEANAPAVANIQEALASLYVLEGSIMGGPYIVQMLNKYGVTKGTSFFEGYGENSREMWAGFTAVLNKYSEDPATYDRAVEIANQTFYNFGEVFTPIASAN; from the coding sequence ATGTTAAGTCAACATATCAAAGAGCAAACGCACGCAGCTCACCAAAACGTAGAAGGAACGATCGTGCGCCAATTGAAAAATATTCGTTCTGAAGCAGATTACGCAGAAGTATTGAAAGGCTTTTATGCTTATTTCCGCGCCGTAGAAGATAGCATCGCTCCTTTTGTAACCGCAGAAGTATTGCCAGATTTGGCCGAACGCCGCAACTCATCTTACATCAAAAGCGATATCGAAGCTTTGGGTGGTAACGTAGATAACTTGCCGGAAGCAAATGCTCCAGCTGTAGCAAATATACAAGAAGCACTTGCATCATTATATGTTTTGGAAGGTTCCATCATGGGTGGTCCGTATATCGTGCAGATGCTCAACAAATATGGCGTTACCAAAGGAACTTCTTTCTTCGAAGGTTATGGCGAAAATAGCCGTGAGATGTGGGCTGGATTTACAGCGGTATTAAACAAATATTCAGAAGATCCTGCCACTTATGATCGCGCAGTAGAGATTGCAAACCAAACTTTTTATAACTTTGGCGAAGTATTCACTCCTATTGCTAGTGCAAACTAA